One stretch of Flavobacterium sp. 9 DNA includes these proteins:
- a CDS encoding sodium:proton antiporter yields MELYYTFSILIVLASFFAYLNLRFLKLPGTIGIMIIAMLVSVGIRLLGDSYFPATTKHFFELIKEFDFNEILMGAMLNFLLFAGALHVNMSDLKEQKVPIMIYSTVSVVLSALIISVLLYYIAPVLGIKIPYIYCLVFGTLISPTDPIVVLGVLKQAKVPKRIETKIVGESLFNDGVAVVMFAVVLKMATDPTFDMSFGSIAWLFAKEGIGGLLLGAVLGYTASRVMKKIDDYKVSVLITLSIVMGGFLIAQSLHVSSPLAMVVAGLIIGNYGKKVAMSEVTKDYLEKFWELIDEILNAILFLFIGFELLLLPDLNKQLLTGFVAIFIVLFSRIASIVLPWKFFDIFKIFGIKSAYNKGSLMVLVWGGIRGGVSIALVLSMPEGEYKNLLLEVTYIVVLFSIVVQGLTVGKLAKRVLEKE; encoded by the coding sequence ATGGAATTATACTACACTTTTTCAATACTAATTGTATTGGCCTCTTTCTTCGCCTATTTAAATTTAAGATTTTTAAAGCTTCCCGGAACTATCGGAATAATGATTATTGCAATGTTAGTTTCGGTAGGAATTCGCCTTTTAGGGGATTCTTATTTTCCGGCAACTACAAAGCATTTTTTTGAATTGATAAAAGAATTTGACTTCAACGAAATCTTAATGGGAGCAATGTTGAATTTTCTTTTGTTTGCAGGCGCACTGCACGTAAATATGTCTGATCTTAAAGAACAAAAAGTTCCTATTATGATTTATTCTACAGTTAGTGTAGTATTGTCAGCCTTAATTATTTCAGTATTACTTTATTATATCGCACCTGTTTTAGGAATAAAAATCCCGTATATATATTGTTTAGTTTTCGGAACATTAATTTCTCCAACAGATCCAATCGTGGTTCTGGGAGTTTTAAAACAAGCAAAAGTTCCTAAAAGAATCGAAACTAAAATTGTTGGTGAATCTTTGTTTAATGATGGAGTAGCAGTAGTAATGTTTGCCGTTGTTTTAAAAATGGCTACCGATCCTACATTTGATATGAGTTTTGGTTCTATTGCCTGGTTGTTTGCAAAAGAAGGAATTGGTGGGCTTTTATTGGGAGCAGTTTTAGGATATACTGCATCGAGAGTTATGAAGAAAATCGACGATTATAAAGTTTCTGTTCTAATAACGCTTTCTATCGTAATGGGAGGATTTTTGATTGCTCAAAGTTTACATGTTTCAAGTCCGTTGGCAATGGTAGTCGCAGGATTAATTATTGGTAATTACGGAAAAAAAGTTGCTATGAGCGAAGTAACAAAAGATTACTTAGAGAAATTTTGGGAACTTATAGATGAAATATTAAATGCTATTTTATTCTTATTTATAGGTTTTGAATTATTGTTATTACCTGATTTGAATAAACAATTACTAACCGGTTTTGTGGCTATTTTTATCGTGTTATTTTCCAGAATTGCATCTATTGTTTTACCTTGGAAATTCTTCGATATATTTAAGATATTTGGTATAAAATCTGCTTATAACAAAGGTTCTTTAATGGTATTAGTTTGGGGAGGAATCCGTGGTGGAGTTTCAATTGCGCTTGTACTTTCTATGCCTGAAGGAGAATATAAAAACCTCCTGCTGGAAGTAACTTATATTGTAGTATTATTTTCAATTGTCGTTCAAGGATTAACCGTTGGTAAATTAGCAAAAAGAGTTTTAGAGAAAGAGTAA
- a CDS encoding DUF1842 domain-containing protein: MSDLLAGAYLAQGTIGNVGTPGAPIATFSLVVVPSQHSVTGTVVITQAIPGPDSRIVVQVTGKIYATGIGKVTQVVGLQGEYVHSVPPPGLGSFLAKFDAHLAIDNEWNGTGGFSYYQHNIENVPVKEAKNLKEELV, from the coding sequence ATGTCAGATTTATTAGCAGGTGCTTATTTAGCACAAGGCACAATTGGAAATGTTGGAACACCAGGCGCTCCAATCGCAACATTTAGTTTAGTAGTTGTACCATCGCAACATTCTGTGACAGGTACAGTTGTAATTACTCAGGCTATACCAGGTCCTGATAGCCGTATTGTTGTTCAGGTAACGGGAAAAATATATGCAACCGGAATTGGTAAAGTTACACAAGTAGTTGGTCTTCAAGGAGAATATGTTCACTCTGTTCCTCCTCCGGGATTGGGTTCTTTTTTAGCAAAATTTGATGCTCATTTAGCAATCGATAATGAATGGAACGGAACTGGAGGTTTCTCATACTACCAACATAATATAGAAAACGTACCAGTTAAAGAAGCGAAAAATTTAAAAGAAGAATTAGTTTAG
- a CDS encoding GbsR/MarR family transcriptional regulator, with protein sequence MEFKEAKNKFVQTWGALGSQWGINKTMAQIHALLMVSNEAVSMEDIMEELQISRGNASMNLRALMDWGIVYKEYKAGERREFFTAEKDLDELASKIARERSKREIKPALKILKEVSTIEAKDSAEEKHFVDQTTKLYDFVLKADNMLDKMTEFNENWLGRLVLKIMK encoded by the coding sequence ATGGAATTCAAAGAAGCAAAAAATAAGTTTGTACAAACATGGGGAGCATTAGGTTCTCAATGGGGAATTAATAAAACCATGGCACAAATCCATGCTTTATTAATGGTCTCGAACGAAGCTGTTTCTATGGAAGACATCATGGAGGAATTGCAAATTTCGCGCGGAAATGCCAGCATGAATCTAAGAGCTTTAATGGATTGGGGAATTGTCTATAAAGAATATAAAGCCGGAGAAAGAAGAGAGTTTTTTACTGCCGAAAAAGATTTGGATGAATTGGCTTCTAAAATTGCCAGAGAAAGAAGCAAAAGAGAAATTAAACCTGCTCTTAAAATATTAAAAGAAGTTTCGACTATTGAAGCAAAAGATTCTGCTGAAGAAAAACACTTCGTAGATCAAACAACTAAATTGTATGACTTTGTTTTAAAAGCAGATAATATGTTGGATAAAATGACCGAATTTAATGAAAACTGGTTGGGACGTTTGGTTCTAAAAATTATGAAGTAA
- a CDS encoding YqjF family protein codes for MNFLKAEWKNLALFNYEVDAKILEKYVPIGTEIDLWNNKCYVSLVGFMFKNTKVLGIKVPFHINFEEVNLRFYVKRFENGEWKRGVVFIKEIVPKSAITFIANTLYQEHYETQKMTHKIIENENTNTFVYQWKNKENWNTIQLETQKNPTEIAIDSEAEFITEHYFGYTKIDEETTFEYEVQHPRWEQFEVLNYNVDIDFKKTYGRDFEFLQTEKPISVFLAKGSKISVKNKRKLETMLALEEIYN; via the coding sequence ATGAACTTCTTAAAAGCTGAATGGAAAAACTTAGCACTTTTCAATTATGAAGTTGATGCTAAAATCTTAGAAAAATATGTCCCAATTGGTACTGAAATAGATTTATGGAACAACAAATGTTATGTGAGTTTGGTTGGTTTCATGTTCAAAAACACAAAAGTCTTAGGGATTAAAGTTCCTTTTCATATCAATTTTGAAGAAGTCAATTTAAGATTCTATGTAAAACGTTTTGAAAATGGAGAATGGAAACGCGGCGTAGTTTTCATCAAAGAAATTGTTCCTAAAAGCGCTATTACATTTATTGCAAATACTTTGTATCAGGAACATTATGAAACTCAAAAAATGACACATAAAATTATTGAAAACGAAAACACAAACACTTTTGTTTATCAATGGAAAAACAAAGAAAATTGGAATACGATTCAATTAGAAACTCAAAAAAATCCAACAGAAATTGCAATCGATTCTGAAGCTGAATTTATAACGGAGCATTATTTTGGATATACTAAAATTGATGAAGAAACCACTTTCGAATATGAAGTTCAACATCCGAGATGGGAACAATTTGAGGTTTTGAATTATAACGTTGATATTGACTTTAAGAAAACTTACGGACGAGATTTTGAATTTTTACAAACCGAAAAACCTATTTCAGTTTTCCTGGCAAAAGGTTCAAAAATTAGTGTAAAAAACAAACGAAAACTCGAAACTATGTTAGCTCTGGAAGAAATTTACAACTAG
- a CDS encoding TIGR01777 family oxidoreductase yields MKKLIIAAGTGFLGQVLINHFKDKFEEIVILTRGKSQTVDGIKYVNWNAKTFSGWEKELENAMVLINLAGKSVDCRYTKENKKAILLSRIESTKILNKAVLNCKNPPKHWLNSSTSTIYRFSLDKQMDEIDGEIGNDFSINVALSWEKAFFKTETPNTLKTALRTSIVLGKNGGAFIPLKTLAKIGFGGKQGKGNQFISWIHEEDFANAIDLIIQKEITGIINIVSPEPIRNVDFMKKLRKAVGFPFGIPMNAFLLEIGSFFIRTETELVLKSRNVIPKRLLENGFKFKFEDIDETFKNLLRK; encoded by the coding sequence ATGAAAAAACTAATCATCGCAGCCGGAACAGGTTTTTTAGGACAAGTTCTAATCAATCATTTCAAAGATAAATTTGAAGAAATTGTAATTCTAACCAGAGGAAAATCTCAAACCGTTGACGGAATAAAATATGTAAACTGGAATGCTAAAACTTTTTCGGGTTGGGAAAAGGAACTTGAAAACGCAATGGTTTTAATTAATCTCGCAGGAAAATCTGTTGATTGCCGTTATACAAAAGAAAACAAAAAAGCCATTTTATTATCCCGAATCGAAAGCACAAAGATTTTAAACAAAGCTGTTTTAAACTGTAAAAATCCGCCTAAACATTGGCTGAATTCATCAACTTCTACTATTTATCGTTTTTCTTTGGACAAACAAATGGATGAAATTGATGGCGAAATCGGAAATGATTTTTCTATAAATGTTGCCTTGTCTTGGGAGAAAGCATTCTTTAAAACCGAAACTCCAAATACTTTGAAAACTGCTTTGAGAACTTCAATAGTTTTAGGCAAAAATGGAGGCGCTTTTATTCCGTTAAAAACTTTAGCAAAAATTGGTTTTGGAGGAAAACAAGGAAAAGGAAATCAGTTTATAAGCTGGATTCACGAAGAAGATTTTGCGAATGCAATTGATTTAATCATTCAAAAAGAAATTACCGGCATTATTAATATCGTTTCTCCCGAACCAATTCGAAACGTAGACTTTATGAAAAAGCTTCGAAAAGCGGTTGGCTTCCCTTTCGGAATTCCCATGAATGCTTTTCTTCTGGAAATTGGCTCTTTCTTCATCCGAACAGAAACCGAATTGGTTCTAAAAAGTAGAAATGTGATTCCGAAGCGACTTTTAGAAAATGGATTTAAATTTAAGTTTGAAGATATTGATGAGACTTTTAAAAATTTATTAAGAAAATGA
- a CDS encoding SRPBCC family protein → MTTINLTTKIKAPKQIVFDASRNIDIHQQSASPSKEKAIAGITSGLINLNETVTWRGKHFGFYLTHKSRITAMNLYDYFVDEMEKGKFKSFKHEHFFEERNGITIMKDKLEYETPFGIFGELFDILFLEKHLTNFLLERNKVLKEVSEKTIVVLAE, encoded by the coding sequence ATGACAACAATTAACCTTACAACAAAAATAAAAGCCCCAAAACAAATCGTTTTTGATGCTTCAAGAAATATAGATATTCATCAGCAATCTGCAAGTCCTTCAAAAGAAAAGGCAATTGCAGGAATTACATCCGGATTAATAAATTTAAACGAAACAGTAACTTGGCGCGGCAAACATTTTGGTTTTTATCTCACTCACAAAAGCCGAATTACTGCAATGAATCTCTATGATTATTTTGTAGATGAAATGGAAAAAGGAAAATTTAAATCCTTCAAACACGAACATTTTTTTGAAGAAAGAAATGGAATTACAATCATGAAAGACAAATTGGAATATGAAACTCCGTTTGGAATATTTGGGGAACTTTTTGATATTTTATTTTTAGAGAAGCATCTTACTAACTTTCTTTTAGAACGAAATAAGGTTCTAAAAGAAGTTTCAGAAAAAACAATTGTGGTCTTAGCCGAATAA